The DNA sequence ACCACCTCGGTGACATCCTCGACGCCCAGCAGTTCGGCACCGGCCAACTCCGGCGGCCACGAGGGACATGGCGGCTCCGGTAGCACCACCGGCGGCAACTCCACGGTGACCGAGACCGTCTCCGAATCGCCGAGTCAGAGCGCCGAAACGACGACCACTGCGCCGACGACCACGACCACGGATACGACAACCACCACGACCACTCAGCCGACGACTACCACGACGACGGCCCCGCCGACCACCACGACCGGACGCTCAGTGGTGATCCCGATTCCCGGCGGCGGCAACGTCCAGGTGCCTGTTGGCGGTCAGTGAGCCATCCGGATTCCCGGCGGACCTGTGACGCCCTGACGGGTCCTGCCGGGTTTTTCGGGGGAAGCCTCGTTCCATAGGTGACCTGCCGCGCATAGCGCAATCACGAACGACAGCACACCGATCGGAATAGCCCAGATGCGCCGCGTATCGAGCTTGGCCGCGCACTGGTCGTGGTAATTCGTCGACTGGTTCGCGGCGGAACTGATCTTGTCCAGCTCCGCCGAGCGGGTAAGTCGGGGGCCAACTGGCATACCGCAGGTCACCGACTGCGATCCGCCGCCCGTATCGACCTGAATCGACACCGGTGTCAACAACACAGCCATCGCAATGATCGTCGCGATACCGCATACGCCTGAAAGGACTCCGCGTCCGTGCATACCCCGGACGCTACGCCGTCAAGGGCACGCGTTGATGGTGATTCGGTATCCGAAGCGACAAAAATTGAACGCAAATTTCAGCAGGCGGTGCTCTTGGCGGTCCGGCAGATCGGTGCTGCCACATTTCGCAGAACCTGCTGGTCGTCGGCGTCTACCCAGGGCGAACCGACGGCACCGGTGATGGCGTTTGTCACGGTCAGTTCGGCCACCGTCCCGGTGCCCGGCGGCTCCACGACGTATAGCCGGTACTGAGGTTGCTTGCCGCCCTGCGCCGGCAGGCTCACGGTGGCCGCATGCCCGTTGGGTAGGTCGGCCACCGTGACCTGAGCACCGATGGCGTTGAAGCAATGATCCAGCCTGGCGCGTAGGGACCGATAGACGGTCGAGGCGTACTGATCGGTCACCGAGGTGTCGCCGGGCCAGTGCGCGATCACCTGCACCGCCGTCCACCCGGACTCGTCCGAGCTCACCGACGACGACGCCGATTCGGGCGATTGCGGCAGACTCTCTCCCAGCGAGAAGCAGATATTCGCCGACCAGAAGGCCGGGCGGTCGACCGAGGTTGCGTTGCGCGCCAAGGGAGCCCAGTGTGAGACGTGGTCCATGGGAATGTCCCGCGGGTTGGTCCACACGGTGTCGGGCAAGGGCTTTGGATCCGCCGCCGCCGGAACCGCATTCCCCACGCAGGCAATCACGGCCATCGCCGAAACTGCCCGCAGCCACCCGCGCATCGTCACACGAAATCCCGCCTTAGCAGGAGCCCTTGCACAACGGCTGGGCGAGCGCACGCAAGACCGTCGCATCATCGACGGGCTTCCACGGCGAGGGCTCGCGGCCCGTGCGGGGCACCGTGACCGCAAGCTCCGAAACGGTGCCCGACTCCGGCGGAACCACGTTGTAGATGTGCACCTCGCTGGTGGGGTTGTCGCGCTCCTTGCCTACCAGCAGAGTCGCCGCAAAGCCGTACCACGAAGGCGCAGGGCGCAAGTCGACGCTGATGACGTCACCGACTCCCGGGCAGTAGTTGAGCTGAGACCGAATAGCGCTCTGGAAGGCCGAGGCTCCATCGGTGTTTCCTTCGGGCCACTGCCCCGCCGCCTGCACCACGGACGCCGCGGTGCCGGACGCGGCCTGCGTGGCAATGGCTGAGGCCGGCGGCAGCACGTCCGCCGACGTGGTGCCACAGAGCCGCATGCTGAGGAAGGAAGCCCGGCCCGTTGCGGTCGGGTTGGCCGCTGACCAGTGGTATTCGCCGTTCATGGGAATCTCGCCGGGGCTGATCCACACACTGGCGGGCACGGGCCTGGATGCGGGCCCGGCCGGATTAGGGGTGGGATCGGCCGCTGCCGTCGCCGTGCTGAATCCGGCCGCGAGGACCCCGGTCGCGGCCAACAGACGCATCATCATGTGCTCAGTATGCCGGGCGCTCGTGCGTAGACAACTGGGTGAGTATGCCTTCGGCACTGCGGACCGCGGCCAAACACAGCCGGCTGGTGAACGGATCATTGAGCGGATACGCGGCCCGCGCCCGCCAGCGTCCCACCGCATCGAGGGCCGCACGCCGCGGATCCGGGCGCGTCTCGTCCAGACCCAATCGGGCAGCGGCATCCGTGCCGGACGCCCCCAGCAGCCTGCGAATGAGCACCGTCTCGTGTTCGGTGAGCGTGGTGGTCCGCGAGGAGAGCTCCGCCAGCAGCCGCAGCTCGTCGAAGGCGTGCGTGTCGGCGAGCAGCGGATCGATGTCCTCGATGACCTGGCGCCCGCCCTGGACCGGATGAGCGGTCAGTACCTGTCGAGCCGACAGCAGTGCGGTATGCGACTTGAGGATGCCCGCGCGCTGACCGAACCGATTCGCGATGATGTTGTACAGCTCCACCAGGCCGCTACGTTCGAGAAGTTCCTCGGCCAGCCCGGTCGCGGTGATCTCGGACGCGCCTCCGACCCGAATGACAGCCACCGCGATCCGGATACCGAACATGCCAAACCGATGCAGCAGCGCGGCCCGCGTCTGCGCATCGACCGGCAGTGAATCATCTTCACGCACAAACCTGTCCACCGACAGGAGGGCCTTGGCCAGCATCTGCGGATCCACTTCGGCCAGCTTCTGCAGCGCGAGGAACTCCGCCTGTCGCAGGGTGCGCGCGGTCAGCGCCAGCAGTCCCGCAACCGGCACAACGGCCTGACAGATCCCGGTGCGTTCCATCTCTCCGGCGAACCGGGCGGCCACCTCGCGCGCGGACAACATCGCATCGAGCCGCCCTACCCCAATCTCGTCGGCCCGCGAAACCACGCCGACCACCCCGACAGCTCCCCCACGCTCTCCACCGACCAGCTTGCCGATCTGGGTCAGCAGCCCGATATCGGCGGCGTTCAGGCTGCGCAGCAGAAAGATCACCGCATCGACCCGTGGCACACCGTCTTCGGGTACCAACAGCGCCAGGCTGCGTTCGGAGACATCGGTGGACAGCGACGATGTCCCCGGGGTGTCGATGAGAGTTATCTCATTCAATTCCGGTGCGGGCCAATGGACATCAAGGTCGGCCACCGAGGCCGGGTCGAGCCGGTCAAGCACGAAGGAAAGGCCCCCATCACGACGAATCGGAATGTCCTGGCGTGCGCCGCTGAACAGATTGGCAGTGACCTGCGGGACGGCGCCGTGGCGAAACCACGCCACGATTCGGGTGGCCTCCGTGGCATCCGTGGGTGCGATGTCTTCTCCGACAAGCGCATTGACCAGCGTAGATTTACCGGCGTTGAGGGTTCCCGCGATGGCGACCCGGAGCGGCTCGTCGAGCCTGGCCGCGATGCGCTTGAGTTCCTCATGCGGCTCGGCCACCCGCGCGTACCGCGGATCGCCCTGATAGGCGCGCATCGCGTCACCGATGATGACGCGAGCCAGATCAATGCTGCTCATGTGGACGGCCGCAGCCCTTCCAGTCCCTCAAGATGGGTACTGACCTGGCGAAGGATATGCAACTGGCGCTCCACCTCGCGGGTGCGTGCATCGCGATCCTCTGCTTCCAGCCGTGCCGACGCGATGGCCGCCTGCAGCGACTCGTTGAGCGAGCGCGTGGTCTGATTGGCTATGTCGCGGAAGTGATCCCGAAGCTGGCGCTGTACCAGTCGCAGCCGGTCCCGCGACTCCTTGAGCACCACAAAGGACACGTCATCGAGGAAACGGCGGACGTTGGTCTTGGCCTCGCCCCGGATGCGCAGCATCCGATTCTCCATGTCCTCGGTGTAGGTCTTCTTTCCCAGCATCGCGCCGGCGCCCAGCGAGATCAGGTTGAACATCCCGAGCCCGGCGACGGTGGTCAGCATGCCGAACATGATGACGCCGCCGTAGGACCCGCGCAGTCCGGTGACCGCCTTGTGTCCCAATTTGATCGGCTTGGCCTCCAGTTTCGACAGCGACTTCAGATCGCTGAGATCGGCGCCCATCTCACTGGCACGCAGGCGTGGCATTTTCACCGAGTCCAGGCCGGCGGAGGCGAAGGTCTCGGCCACCTGGGCAGCCAGGTGCGTCGCCCGCTGATGCGCCCAGACGAAATTGTTTCCCACCGAATTGGCCACGGCCTGCTCAAGTTTTGCGCCGACCTCCGCCCAGTTCTTGGTGGGGTCGGTGCGGTCGATAACCTCTTCTGTCCGCTGCAGGATGCGCCGGAATCGGGATTGCAGATCATGCTCGATATCGGTCGACACGTCGGTGATGCCATCACCGAGAACCTGCTGCCACAGCGCGGTATGGGCCAGCGCTTCCTCGGCTTCGCGCTTGCGCCGTTCCAGATCCGAGGTGAGCTCATCGCGGCTTTGGGGATCCTGCAATGCGCTGAGTTCGGCATCCAGGGTGAGCGTGAGATGCTCGGACGCCGAACCGATCTCAGCTACGGCCTGCTGCCGCGTGTTGGCTTGCTGATCGGCGATGGCATTGCTGAGGAAGGTCACCAACGCGGGGAAGTTCGACTCCGCGTTGAGCTCCTTGTCGTTGAGCTGCAACGCATGCGAGCGCAGCGCCGACGACACGGCGATGGCGGGCACGGTGATCTTGGCGCGCTGCAGATGTGCGGAGTTGGCGGCCACCACTGCCCGCCAGTGGGGGTACAGGTCGGCCTTGGTGTTGACGATCGCCGCGACAGGGCACAGGTCGAGCGCCTGCTGGATGAAGACCAGTTCGGGTTCGGTGAACTCAGAACTGAGGTCGCTGACCATGAGCATGACGTCGGCGTCGGGCAACAGCCCCAGTGTGCTCGACAGATGCGGCTGACCGAAACCGCCAACCCCGGGTGTATCCACCAGGCACAGACCACTTTTGAGCATCGGGCTGGCAACTTTGACTTCCACCCGCAGCACCTCACGGCCCTGGGCCTGCGGTGCTCGCTTGAGATCCTTGCCGATATCGGCGACCGGAATCGGGATGATCTCGGGCTCGCCGGCAAGCCCACCCCCGTCGTACTGTTCGGCGGGCGCCACCACCAGGGCGGCCGAGGGCTGCTCACCGTAGCCGATAACGGTTGTCACCGAGGTGGTTTCGTCATCACCCACCCGCGCTACCGGCATGTTGAGCAGCGAGTTCACCAGCTGACTCTTGCCCTGCTTGAGCTGACCGGCCACCACGACGCGCAGCGGACGGTCCACGAGAAGTTGGTCTACCCGGTCCAAGCGGTCGATCAGGTCCCCCCGATCGTTCTCGCCCGCGATCTTGCGCACATGCCCCAACAGCTCATTGACGAGCGCAAGCTGCTGCTGGCCATCCTGTGCGGTGTCAGACACGGCTCCCTAACCCTTCTCGCTCGAAATTCCTCATTACTGTGCCACTTCATCAGGCCGGCACCGTTTGATCCGGCAGCCATGCGGATGCCCCGCACCTCAGCGGTGCGGGGCATCGCGCCCGGGGATCAGTGGTGCTCGGTTCCCGGCAGGGCGGTGTGGTCGGTGGCCGACGCGTGACCCTGGGCCTGCGCCTGGGCCTCGAATCCGGTACCGGCCGCGCCATGCGAGCCCATCGAGGAGTTGAACGACTCGTTCATTGAGGAGCTGTGCGACGCGTTGAGCGGGCTGCTCAGCGAATCGTTGATGGCGCTGCTGTGCGAGGTGCCCACCGCGGTGCTGCTGGATGCGGAGTGCGAGGTGTTCAGCGAATCGTTGATCGCGTTGGTGTGCGAGTTGCTCAACGACGTGCCGGTGTGCGCCTGGTTGTTGGACGCGATATCGGTGTTCACCTTGTTGTGCGACGCGATATCGGTGCTGGTGCTCGTCTGGTTGTGCGAACCGATATCCGTCTGCGTCTTCACCTGGTTGTGCGAGGCGATATCGGTGTGGGTGGTGTTACCCGAGCCGATGTTCGTCGAGCGATCGGTGTTGAACGAATCGTTGATGTTGGTGGTGTTGCGCTGTGAGTGATCGTCGACGACGGTCACGCTCTTGTCGATGCCGGCCGAGCCGTGCCCGCTGACGTTGGTGTAGTCGCCGCCGACCCGGGTGTCGCTCTGGTCCACGTTGACCTTGCCGCCGTGGTCGGCGTTGATGATGTTGCTGTCGCGCACATCACCGTTGACCGCGGTGGAGCCCTTGCCGGAGGCGATGGGACCGGAGTTGCTTCCGCCCACGGCCACCGCACCGTCGCCGATGGCGTTGGTGTCGCGGTTACCGAACTGCAGATCGCCGAAGTTCAGGTCCAGCAGCGGTCCGCGGTTGAAGCTGTCCACGTTCCCGCTCGGGCTCATGACCTGGTTACCGCTCGCGATGGGGTTGTGGCTCGCGAACTCGGTGTCGTTGTGGCTCATGAAGTCGTTGTTGCGGGGGCTGAAGTTGTCCCGGGGGCTCAGCAGTGACGGCGACAGGATGCTCGGGGCATCGGGCTGCGCGGCGTAGTAGTTCTGCAGGTTGCCCGACAGGTCGTTCATCGGGCTGCCGGTGTTGACCCACTGCGACTGGTAGCCGTAGTTGGAGGCCACCGACTCGGCGACGACCGGCATGACCGCACCCACCTGCGCGGCGGTGACGGCCGACAGCCCGGCGTTGGCCAAAGAGGTCTGCGGGTCGGCGACGTAGCTTGCAGCCTGCACCGGGTCACGGAAGAGGTTGAGGATGAAGTCGATGATGGACATTGGGTCTCCTTGGGGGATCGGAGTCAACCGGGTCTGTCCGGTCGAACTGAATACAAACCTACGAACCTGCACGTGCCCTGAAAACGGGAGAACTTCCCCTTCTCCGCAGATCCCCCATGGGGGTCCGCGACCCTCCCCATTAGGGGATTAGGGGGTACCTAGGGGCACGATGCGCCGGCCGTCCATCACCCACGATCACCCACTTCTCGCTGCCAAAAACTAGGGCGACGTAACGCCCTGAACAGCAGAGACGGCGTAATTACGCACCAAGCTAGCAAGTACCTACTATCTTTCCTAGTAGTTAATTACTAAGTTGGTTAGTAGATCGAAAGAGGGAAATAGTGCGGCGAAGCGAAACCCGTCAGCGTGATATCTGGATCGCCGGGATCTTGGGCGTGGTGATCATCGTGCTGGTCACGTACCTGTTCTTCGATCTGAGCAGCAAGAGCACCGCATCGATCAACTCGCCCGCGGCCACCGGCCACCACAACAGCATGGCTCGGCTGCACGCGAATGATCCGATGGCACTCGGCCCCGTCGATGCCCCGGTAGTGCTGGTCATCTATTCGGATTACCGCTGCCCCTTCTGTGCGAAATTCAGCCGGGACACCGAACCGCAACTCGTCGAGCGCTACGTCAACACCGGGAAACTGCGGATCGAATGGCGCGATCTCCCGATCTTCGGCGCGCAATCGGTGCAGGCCGCCAAGGCCGGTCGGGCAGCAGCTGAACAAGGCAGGTTCTGGGAGTTCAACCGGGTCGTATTTCGGCACGCACCGGATCGCGGCCATGCCGAGCTGACCGACGAGGTCCTCCTCGAGCGGGCTCGCGAAGCGGGAGTCCCGGATCTGGCCCGCTTCCAGGCAGCGCTCGCGAGCGATCGGCTGCTGCCTGCCGTACAACAAGATATTCAGGAAGCAGTCGCGATCGGTGCGGCCTCTACGCCCGTGTTCGTGATCAACGACAGGCCCGTGGTCGGTGCCCAGCCGTTGGACGTCTTCGTATCCGTCATCGAGCAGGCGCAGCGGTGATCGATGTCGGAGTCCTCGGCGCCCTGCTCGGTGGGGTTCTGACCTTGGTCAGCCCATGCTCAGCGATGCTCCTGCCGTCGTTCTTCGCATACTCCTTCGACAGGGCCGGCCTGCTTCTGCGCAGGACCGGGCTCTTCTACCTGGGCATGCTGACCGTGCTGGTGCCATTGGGTGCGGGAGTGGGCGCGATCGGCGCGCTGCTGACCGAATACCGCGCCCAGGTGACAACGGCGGGAGGCCTGCTGATGATCGTGCTCGGCGTGGCGATCATCGCCGGGTTCGGCTTCCGCATCGGCCCGGCAGCGCGTGCGGCGGCTCGCCTCGACCTGTCTTCGGGCCTGTCAGTCCTGATGCTCGGCACCGTGTACGCGCTCGCGGGATTCTGCTCCGGGCCGATACTCGGGAGCGTGTTGACGGTGGCCGCCATCGGCTCCAGCCCGGTCTATGGCGCTCTGCTGATGGCGCTGTACTCACTGGGAATGGCGGCGCCCTTGTTCGTACTGGCATTCGCCTGGGGGCGGTTGGGGCTGTCGCACCGACGCTGGGTCCGGGGACGCGAGATCCGGATCGGACGGTTCCGGACCCACTCCACCAACCTCGTCTCCGGCGGGATGTTCCTCGTGATCGGGGTATTTTTCGTGGCCACCGACGGGACGGCCGCACTGGGCGGGATCACCGGCAGCGATACTCAGTTCGACATGCAGGCGCGGCTGCAAGATCTCACCTCCCACCTGCCGAACGCGGCCGTGGCGCTCGGGATCGCGTGTATCGCATTCGTGGTAGTCCTGATGCGCCTGCTGCATCCCCGCGCCACTGCGGCGAGCGGCACCCGAAAGCGAAGTGGCAGAACGAGAGAGGACGCCGATGACCGCGGCTAGACAGAAGGAGACTGCGCGTGCGTGACCTGTTCGGCCTCGGTGAGCGGGAGGCGACGATCATGGAGGTGCTGTGGTCCGTGGCCGAGCCAGTGACTGTCCGTGATGTCCTGGATCGGCTGGATCGCCCCTTGGCCTACACAACAGTCATGACGGT is a window from the Mycobacteroides salmoniphilum genome containing:
- a CDS encoding dynamin family protein, whose protein sequence is MSSIDLARVIIGDAMRAYQGDPRYARVAEPHEELKRIAARLDEPLRVAIAGTLNAGKSTLVNALVGEDIAPTDATEATRIVAWFRHGAVPQVTANLFSGARQDIPIRRDGGLSFVLDRLDPASVADLDVHWPAPELNEITLIDTPGTSSLSTDVSERSLALLVPEDGVPRVDAVIFLLRSLNAADIGLLTQIGKLVGGERGGAVGVVGVVSRADEIGVGRLDAMLSAREVAARFAGEMERTGICQAVVPVAGLLALTARTLRQAEFLALQKLAEVDPQMLAKALLSVDRFVREDDSLPVDAQTRAALLHRFGMFGIRIAVAVIRVGGASEITATGLAEELLERSGLVELYNIIANRFGQRAGILKSHTALLSARQVLTAHPVQGGRQVIEDIDPLLADTHAFDELRLLAELSSRTTTLTEHETVLIRRLLGASGTDAAARLGLDETRPDPRRAALDAVGRWRARAAYPLNDPFTSRLCLAAVRSAEGILTQLSTHERPAY
- a CDS encoding dynamin family protein, whose protein sequence is MSDTAQDGQQQLALVNELLGHVRKIAGENDRGDLIDRLDRVDQLLVDRPLRVVVAGQLKQGKSQLVNSLLNMPVARVGDDETTSVTTVIGYGEQPSAALVVAPAEQYDGGGLAGEPEIIPIPVADIGKDLKRAPQAQGREVLRVEVKVASPMLKSGLCLVDTPGVGGFGQPHLSSTLGLLPDADVMLMVSDLSSEFTEPELVFIQQALDLCPVAAIVNTKADLYPHWRAVVAANSAHLQRAKITVPAIAVSSALRSHALQLNDKELNAESNFPALVTFLSNAIADQQANTRQQAVAEIGSASEHLTLTLDAELSALQDPQSRDELTSDLERRKREAEEALAHTALWQQVLGDGITDVSTDIEHDLQSRFRRILQRTEEVIDRTDPTKNWAEVGAKLEQAVANSVGNNFVWAHQRATHLAAQVAETFASAGLDSVKMPRLRASEMGADLSDLKSLSKLEAKPIKLGHKAVTGLRGSYGGVIMFGMLTTVAGLGMFNLISLGAGAMLGKKTYTEDMENRMLRIRGEAKTNVRRFLDDVSFVVLKESRDRLRLVQRQLRDHFRDIANQTTRSLNESLQAAIASARLEAEDRDARTREVERQLHILRQVSTHLEGLEGLRPST
- a CDS encoding IniB N-terminal domain-containing protein; the encoded protein is MSIIDFILNLFRDPVQAASYVADPQTSLANAGLSAVTAAQVGAVMPVVAESVASNYGYQSQWVNTGSPMNDLSGNLQNYYAAQPDAPSILSPSLLSPRDNFSPRNNDFMSHNDTEFASHNPIASGNQVMSPSGNVDSFNRGPLLDLNFGDLQFGNRDTNAIGDGAVAVGGSNSGPIASGKGSTAVNGDVRDSNIINADHGGKVNVDQSDTRVGGDYTNVSGHGSAGIDKSVTVVDDHSQRNTTNINDSFNTDRSTNIGSGNTTHTDIASHNQVKTQTDIGSHNQTSTSTDIASHNKVNTDIASNNQAHTGTSLSNSHTNAINDSLNTSHSASSSTAVGTSHSSAINDSLSSPLNASHSSSMNESFNSSMGSHGAAGTGFEAQAQAQGHASATDHTALPGTEHH
- a CDS encoding thioredoxin domain-containing protein, with the translated sequence MRRSETRQRDIWIAGILGVVIIVLVTYLFFDLSSKSTASINSPAATGHHNSMARLHANDPMALGPVDAPVVLVIYSDYRCPFCAKFSRDTEPQLVERYVNTGKLRIEWRDLPIFGAQSVQAAKAGRAAAEQGRFWEFNRVVFRHAPDRGHAELTDEVLLERAREAGVPDLARFQAALASDRLLPAVQQDIQEAVAIGAASTPVFVINDRPVVGAQPLDVFVSVIEQAQR
- a CDS encoding cytochrome c biogenesis CcdA family protein translates to MIDVGVLGALLGGVLTLVSPCSAMLLPSFFAYSFDRAGLLLRRTGLFYLGMLTVLVPLGAGVGAIGALLTEYRAQVTTAGGLLMIVLGVAIIAGFGFRIGPAARAAARLDLSSGLSVLMLGTVYALAGFCSGPILGSVLTVAAIGSSPVYGALLMALYSLGMAAPLFVLAFAWGRLGLSHRRWVRGREIRIGRFRTHSTNLVSGGMFLVIGVFFVATDGTAALGGITGSDTQFDMQARLQDLTSHLPNAAVALGIACIAFVVVLMRLLHPRATAASGTRKRSGRTREDADDRG